In one Alphaproteobacteria bacterium genomic region, the following are encoded:
- a CDS encoding diguanylate cyclase, translating into MPPDGSTPLVPADILRAVDAAIEEQGRWMTRWHRALVCRLPAEPELVDPRSDELTEFGRWHHDHRDDPLMSQAAFRELWQSYLDMHRAARLVAADTARDPDPAEYDDVIAKAEDFLTQARRIRDAFRKAVSDLDPLTGLSNRTTMTAELTAEYQRAVRSKTPCCLALTDIDHFKKVNDTYGHAVGDEVLAATAGRFLSRMRPYDLIYRYGGEEFLLCLPNADPATAKNVLERLRETLAGKPIPLQDGRELPVTASFGYCEIDGGVPLKQVIEQADQALYRAKQAGRNRVVGYSESKDADD; encoded by the coding sequence ATGCCGCCTGACGGTTCGACCCCGCTGGTACCGGCCGACATCCTGCGCGCCGTCGATGCCGCGATCGAGGAGCAGGGACGCTGGATGACCCGGTGGCACCGGGCGCTGGTCTGTCGCCTGCCCGCAGAGCCGGAACTGGTCGATCCGCGATCCGACGAGCTGACGGAATTCGGGCGCTGGCATCACGACCATCGCGACGATCCGCTGATGTCCCAGGCCGCCTTCCGCGAGTTGTGGCAGAGCTATCTGGACATGCACAGGGCGGCCCGGCTGGTCGCGGCGGATACCGCGCGGGACCCCGACCCTGCGGAATACGACGATGTCATCGCGAAGGCGGAGGATTTCCTGACCCAGGCGCGGCGCATCCGCGATGCCTTCCGCAAGGCGGTCTCCGACCTAGACCCGCTGACCGGGCTGAGCAACCGGACCACGATGACGGCGGAATTGACGGCGGAGTATCAGCGCGCGGTGCGGTCGAAGACGCCCTGCTGTCTGGCGCTGACCGATATCGACCATTTCAAGAAGGTCAACGACACCTATGGCCATGCGGTCGGCGATGAGGTCCTGGCCGCAACGGCCGGGCGGTTCCTGTCGCGCATGCGGCCCTATGACCTGATCTATCGCTATGGCGGGGAGGAGTTTCTGCTCTGCCTGCCCAATGCCGATCCGGCAACGGCGAAGAATGTGCTGGAACGGCTGCGCGAGACGCTGGCGGGAAAGCCGATTCCGCTGCAGGACGGGCGGGAACTGCCCGTCACGGCGTCCTTCGGGTACTGCGAAATCGATGGCGGCGTGCCGCTGAAGCAGGTGATCGAACAGGCGGATCAGGCGCTCTATCGCGCCAAACAGGCGGGCCGGAACCGGGTCGTCGGCTATTCGGAAAGTAAGGACGCGGATGACTAA
- the mobA gene encoding molybdenum cofactor guanylyltransferase MobA, with protein sequence MTKAAGLLLAGGLARRMGGGDKGMRELGGVPILTRIIDRVRPQVGPLALNANGDPARFAEFGLPVLPDAVDGFAGPLAGVLTGLEWAAREAPDCEYLATFPTDAPFLPLDLVENLLSAVEQGGADMACAASSGRDHPVVGLWPVDAAEELRHAMVEEDIRKVDKWTSRYDLAVVHFSTHPVDPFFNANRPEDLAEAEELLAKLEDGS encoded by the coding sequence ATGACTAAGGCAGCGGGATTGCTGTTGGCGGGCGGGCTGGCGCGGCGTATGGGCGGTGGCGACAAGGGCATGCGGGAACTTGGCGGCGTGCCGATCCTGACCCGGATCATCGACCGGGTGCGCCCGCAGGTCGGGCCGCTGGCGCTCAACGCCAATGGCGATCCCGCCCGTTTCGCGGAATTCGGCCTGCCCGTCCTGCCGGATGCGGTTGACGGGTTCGCCGGGCCGCTGGCCGGGGTTCTGACCGGACTGGAATGGGCCGCCAGGGAAGCGCCGGATTGCGAGTATCTGGCGACCTTCCCGACGGATGCGCCATTCCTGCCGCTCGATCTGGTCGAGAACCTGTTGAGCGCCGTCGAGCAGGGCGGGGCGGACATGGCCTGTGCCGCCTCTTCCGGCCGGGACCATCCGGTGGTCGGCCTCTGGCCCGTCGACGCGGCGGAGGAACTGCGCCATGCCATGGTCGAGGAGGATATCCGTAAGGTCGACAAATGGACCAGCCGTTACGATCTGGCCGTCGTCCACTTCTCGACCCATCCGGTCGACCCGTTCTTCAACGCCAACCGCCCGGAAGACCTGGCCGAGGCGGAAGAACTGCTGGCGAAGCTGGAAGACGGATCCTAG
- the fdhD gene encoding formate dehydrogenase accessory sulfurtransferase FdhD, which translates to MTDYILGPDPADPKLTRQVDGVDQDGNPVTAAVVVERPLTLFLNGQEIVTNMTIGDYPDYLAVGYLLNQNMLRQDDVITAIDYDEDLETVIVRTERETNYEEKLKKKVRTSGCAQGTVFGDLMEKIEDTRLPDGAVLRTSWLQTLTRAINTTDSLYLQAGAIHGCVLCQEDRPLVYMEDVGRHNAVDKIAGYMFLNGIAAADKIFYTTGRLTSEMVIKTVQMGIPILISRSGFTAWGVELARETNLTLIGRARGKRFTALAGLDRIVFDATADAGEEEPVRLRRKGSLPPDAA; encoded by the coding sequence ATGACCGATTACATCCTGGGACCCGATCCGGCTGACCCGAAGCTGACCCGCCAGGTCGACGGCGTCGACCAGGACGGCAATCCGGTGACCGCCGCGGTCGTGGTGGAACGCCCCCTGACCCTGTTCCTGAACGGGCAGGAGATCGTCACGAATATGACGATCGGCGATTACCCGGATTATCTGGCGGTCGGCTATCTGCTGAACCAGAACATGCTGCGTCAGGACGATGTGATTACCGCCATCGACTATGACGAGGACCTGGAAACCGTCATTGTCCGCACCGAGCGCGAGACGAATTACGAAGAGAAACTGAAGAAGAAGGTCCGAACCTCCGGCTGCGCGCAGGGCACGGTGTTCGGCGATCTTATGGAAAAGATCGAGGATACCCGGCTGCCGGACGGCGCGGTTTTGCGGACCTCCTGGCTGCAGACCCTGACCAGGGCGATCAACACCACGGACAGCCTCTATCTCCAGGCTGGCGCCATTCATGGCTGCGTGCTGTGTCAGGAAGACCGGCCGCTGGTCTATATGGAAGATGTCGGCCGCCACAATGCCGTGGACAAGATCGCCGGCTACATGTTCCTCAACGGCATCGCCGCCGCCGACAAGATTTTCTACACGACCGGGCGATTGACCTCGGAAATGGTAATCAAGACGGTACAGATGGGCATTCCGATCCTGATCTCGCGCTCCGGCTTCACGGCCTGGGGCGTGGAACTGGCGCGGGAGACCAACCTGACCCTGATCGGGCGCGCGCGCGGCAAGCGCTTCACCGCCCTGGCCGGCCTCGACCGGATCGTTTTCGACGCGACGGCGGATGCGGGTGAGGAAGAGCCGGTCCGTCTGCGCCGCAAGGGGAGCCTGCCGCCGGATGCCGCCTGA